The Garra rufa chromosome 18, GarRuf1.0, whole genome shotgun sequence genome window below encodes:
- the LOC141290827 gene encoding uncharacterized protein, which yields MMLFFVLVTCWIGIGAGAAYATAAGVDEEDDEIESLKVSEGENLTISIQIKKLDEDPQVLVIRLKDSSQERIAQIICHKGVCEHECWRSGVSLLSDGQNITLILMNVNYNQTGLYKICQLSSRHPENKIYNVTVYRKYYTEPPFTTISPEQTPSAMYSKSFTAGISAAAVILIFITAVVIGFIYCKRRKVKRQAALYHDDY from the exons ATGATGTTATTTTTTGTTCTAGTAACGTGTTGGATTG GCATTGGTGCTGGTGCTGCCTATGCTACAGCCGCTGGTGTCGATGAAGAAGATGATGAGATTGAGTCGCTGAAGGTTTCTGAAGGAGAAAATCTCACCATCTCTATTCAGATCAAGAAATTGGATGAAGATCCTCAGGTTTTGGTCATCCGTCTCAAAGACTCCTCACAGGAACGGATAGCCCAGATAATCTGTCATAAAGGAGTCTGTGAACATGAGTGCTGGAGATCCGGAGTGTCTCTGTTATCAGATGGACAGAATATCACGCTGATTCTCATGAACGTAAATTACAATCAAACGGGACTTTACAAGATCTGCCAACTGAGCAGTAGACATCCGGAAAACAAGATTTACAATGTTACCGTGTATCGTAAGTATTA TACAGAGCCTCCATTCACTACCATCAGCCCAGAACAAACACCATCTGCCATGTACAGTAAATCATTTACTGCAGGAATAAGCGCAGCTGCAGTGATCCTCATTTTCATCACTGCTGTGGTCATTGGTTTCATTTATTGCAAACGCAGGAAA GTAAAAAGACAGGCGGCACTGTATCATGATGATTACTAA